In Neospora caninum Liverpool complete genome, chromosome II, the following are encoded in one genomic region:
- a CDS encoding os07g0295200 protein, related, with translation MPINPEGGFETELERDLRINRKRYASRVYTNANKFLLDEKFRVFHCKRCTSHVLITDADVDAAPRRRTDNAPVFCPDKNLVKLRTKPIAEPVKVKRLKGLETQYLHACAECGQHVAYQSVPHDKGQSVPFVYIIETAVIFPKKAFKPRLRCRVCGFIPRNEQHFEDHKRERGHWDQDSGNFPATEEPNDAPLNPIIVG, from the coding sequence ATGCCGATCAATCCCGAAGGCGGCTTCGAGACGGAGTTGGAGCGCGATCTCAGGATCAACCGGAAGCGTTACGCGTCTCGGGTGTACACGAACGCGAACAAGTTTCTTCTTGACGAGaagtttcgcgttttccactGCAAACGGTGCACCAGCCACGTGCTGATCACGGACGCGGATGTCGACGCAGCGCCGCGACGCCGCACGGACAACGCGCCTGTGTTCTGCCCCGACAAGAACCTCGTGAAGCTGCGGACGAAGCCGATCGCAGAGCCCGTCAAAGTGAAGAGGCTGAAGGGACTCGAGACGCAGTACTTGCATGCGTGCGCAGAGTGCGGCCAGCACGTGGCGTACCAGTCGGTGCCTCACGACAAGGGACAGAGCGTTCCGTTCGTCTACATCATTGAAACGGCTGTGATCTTCCCGAAAAAGGCCTTCAAACCTCGACTAAGATGCCGCGTTTGCGGATTCATTCCGCGAAACGAGCAACACTTTGAGGACcacaagcgcgagagaggacactGGGACCAAGACAGCGGAAACTTCCCGGCGACGGAAGAGCCGAACGACGCTCCCCTCAACCCAATCATTGTCGGGtaa